The Nicotiana tabacum cultivar K326 chromosome 1, ASM71507v2, whole genome shotgun sequence genome segment tacctacagtggctgaaatatgattcaaacggcgttatatacgcgtatatatgtatgtatatatatgtatatgggatatggggaaaggttatggcgttatatacgcaccaccacctgatcagctagtatatgatgatgattttgcccacagtggccgatatgatataatgggatgccctcagaggctgatgatattatgaaatatgtacctatgcacgacataacattcatacgcatatgcatgacgctaaaagtaatttatgatttacaaagttattcagacttacatgttgagtcatgtactctatatttcttccatgtctcttatgtatttatttatgtgccttacatactcggtacattattcgtactgacgtcccttttgcttggggacgctgcgtttcatgcccgcaggtcccgatagacaggtcgagagccctccaagtaggctatcagctcagcgaaagatgttggtgcgctccatttgcttcggagttgctcgtttggttagtatgatttagacgtgtattgtttggtatggcgggactctgtcccgacctttatgatatttatgtattcttagaggcttgtagacatatgtcgtgtacataaaagattgtacggccttatcggcctatgttttgagtttacaaaggATCATGTTGGTctattaggcctgtatgtcatgtgtatatgatgatgtaataagaaagatacgttacgttggtactcggttgagtaaggtaccgggttcccgtcgcggtccatcgattggggtcgtgacaaaagatGAACCTCCACAATGTCGCTTCCGACTGGAACAATTTCTACGTGGGGAGGAATGTGATATTTGGATCGGAGGTGGGCTATGTGAGGTGGTCCCGTCTCAGAAAGTCTCTGAGCAGGAGTAGGAGCAGGCTCCTTCGAAAAATCATTCCTGACCAAAGGGTTTTTGGGGACTATCTCCTCCGCGGTAAGGAAGCTTTCATCCTCTTCAGTCATAAATTCCTCACCTCCTGGAGGAAGGGCCACCGATAATGGAGTGGCATCGGAAACCTCGTCATGAAATTGAGGAGAATATGACATATTTCAGCAATGAAACGCATGCAACAAAGTCTGACGAAAGACACAGCAACTGGGCAAGAAAGAAAGGACTAGAACTGAAGAAGCTGCGAGAAATCGAAAAAAGAAATTGGAGAAGAAGGTCAGAGAAGAACAATACTCATGCAAAGTAAGGAATGGGGAAAACTTCCAAAAAATAACcccctatttatagggttgggtggCGCGAGAATCGAAACAAAGGATTGCCAATGGCACCAAAATCGAAGCGGCAGACATGCAGGAGGTGCATCGGGAAGACGTGTAATGATGACGCGTGTGGCCATGACGTCACCTCGCGTCAGCCACACCAACCGCAGCCTTGCTGGCTACGCCGTTTTATCGACCTCGCCCAATTCGATTAATCAACACAACCAAATTTCTTCTAAACGGACGCAAACTAGGTTCGCTTATCGAGGGCGTGCCACGCCATGACCtcaacaagcggagggactaactgtattggccTAAATTTGGCGACTTGGTAACGGTATATAAACAAGATCGAGGACGGGGTCGACCACGATGTAATAGCGGGAAGCCATTTTCAAGAAGACTATTGTCGAGGACGGGCAGCTAGGGTAAAGAAATAATGGTATGATAGGTTCAGATGTGGACACAAGGAATATTCCTTTGGATATTCCTTATtttgtactttttagggtttcttagaaatatcccttataaataggaagagatagaGAATAAAAAGGGATCTTCACTTTTTGACAAGGATAAAAGGCTGACCAGAAAGGATATATGAAAGTTGTCTCGTTCGCTGATTATTTTATCGAAGCACACGTTGTTGAATCTTTGTTCACGAGATCCAAAGATTCCTTATTCATCTTCACTTCTCATTTCCACGTCGCTGACAAGAGAAAGAACCATCCAAATCATACAATAATTGGGTGGTAGAttctttcttattacatttatTGCCATTGTCTATATTTATTGCATGTTCATGTTGTAATATCTATTGATAATTACTGAGCACAAACCAGCTATTACTGCTCTCAAACGACGTTCATCTTACCGATATCCTACAGTATTTGATCTAGAACTTATTATATTTAACTAAGATTCACCCTTTGtttcatcattaattagtttaaccAAGAGCTCaatattttttggccaaacagatacaataaaatttaaataacaatcaaaacaaacatcataTTAAAagaacaatacgatacaatacaataaataacaaccatccaaacaagttatAAACGGTACATCGCATTATTGTTCCGGCACGGTGAAATTACTATGCAGTATATCGCATATTTTATGCGAGGTACCTTAATTAAATGACCAAATTGGCCTCGGTGAAATTAGCCTCCCTTCCCTCTCACCATTTCCCATTTtgagtgaaaaatgaaaaagctGTGTaaattatttgtataatttaacTGATTGTAGTAAATTatactctctttttttctctttttcagttATCGACAATCTGTTAATTTAGGAATCACTATTTAGTATGTATAAATACTAAATTTTGTATTTGCAGACACAAGTTTGATATAAACTATTTATAAATGCTAAACTTcaagtaaaatattaaatattaatttgaAGATGTATTTCTTGTGAAATAGTGGTCAAgaatttttttcaaatgaaattTATGTCAAATACAACTATAATTTTAacaattttttattctttttttaataatCATGATGTCCAAGCCAGCTTGCACGTACTTCAGTTAATTCCACGAGATACATGCTACTTTCCACCAATAACAAATACTATACAAGGTACCAAACACCTACTAACTTTTTAAATACATTGCTTTAACTGCAACTCCAATATTGCTTAAATGCCTAACGGCTCACTGTTACTTAACGTAGGTTTGAGTTCAAAATTAAGGGTCATAATGTTTAGAAAAAATTgctaattttttttgaaaataattttcaaagcTTTGAAATAAAAAGCTATTTTTTGGGGCAAAATTCTTTAAACAAGCATAAGTTTAACCTTAAAAAAAGCCTTTAGCCCAAAGTTTATTCAccttatttttctttcaataataGCTTAGTAAAGTTTAAAACTGTATTATGAATTTACATAAATAATATCGTGTACTGGTAAAGTAGAGTCACAGCTTTAGTACATTTTTTGGGAGAATGTTGAGGTCCGTGCTCTTAAAAAAGTCTCtaattttttacttttcttttctatttctccaTCATCTCTCCCATCAATCAGGTACAATTCCCAACAAATCGAATATTTACCTTACACTGCTACACACTGAAGCAAGAAAGGCTACACACTTGAACTGTGCTGTAACACAGAAATTGCAGAAAAAAAATGGGAAAACCAACCGCTTCTTGCTTCAAGATCATTTCTTGTGGCACTGACTCCATTGACCATGATCAATTTGAAGCTTCTGAGGTAAAAAAAAATATACCCCCTTTTGCACAAGAATATGCAATATTGTGTCTTTTAACACAAATTAGGTGTTAACTTATGCTAGCTGAAGGTTCTGTATATTTTCTAATGTTTTTTTTGTTGTTCTACAAATTTGGGTAGTCTTTCAAAATGATGgggtttatctgattttattattgTCCTTAAAGAAATGttttttttaaagagaaaatgGTGTGGAAGAAAAACTTGGATAGATCCGTCATTGTCTGTTGTTCTACAAATATGGGAAGATATTTACAATGATTGGGTTTATCTTTAATAATAACTTTTCATTTTGGGTATACTTGACTAAAGGAGCTTTCTCTGTGCATTATATTTAAGAAAGTTTCATCCTTTACCACTGGATCTTCATCAGGGATGGGAGTTTGTCAAATGTAGGCTGATTAGACAAAGGATAACTTTTGAGTTCTACTCGTAACGGCATCAGGAATCAGGGGTTCGAGCCGTAAAAGCAGCCACTAATGttgcattagggtaggttgtctacatcatATACCTCTAGGTGTGCGCCCTTCCCTGAACCAGAggtggatccaggatttaaagtttatgagtTCCTATCAAGTTATTAAATAATAACAACTGGATTCACAGTctaatatttatagatatttaatgaatttcGTAATATATAAACAAGGTATGTGCAAAAACTTCTGGTTTCGGGTTCACCGTACATAATGCTCTGAATCTGCCCCTGCCCCGGACCctgcgggatgctttgtgcaccgggctgccctttttagtAACTGCATCAGGACTTGGGAATTCTTTACAATGGTGATGTTTATCTGGTTTCATTAACCCCTCAGTTGATGAAAGGAGCTTAGTTTTCCTACTTTCCAATTTGATCTCTACCACAGATACAAGACTGTAAATACCAAAATGATTACACAAGGATTAGTTTGCAATTCGACTAGTTCCTTGTTTCAATGTGTCTGCCTACTACAGACGAACAGGATTCTGAGGTTTATATTACTAGTATTCTTGATTGTGTATCAATCTTTATTCAAACTTCAATGGTAAGGGGAGGTtcgatgttgttgcaaagaaacTTCTGTCGAGAAGTTGTTATACAATTTATTCCTGAAGAAATTTGTCAAAGATCACTTaactgtaaaaaaaaaattaaaaagatttTGGCATACATCttttctctttccattttctttattACTTTATTTGGTGACTTATTTGAGAAATTTGCCAGATCAAGGGCTCCAGTGATAAACGTAGATGGAGTTTCCGCAAGAGATCTCCAAGTCATCGTTTGATAGTTACAGAAACACCATCTCCTAACAAGGACTGCCCAGAACCTGCGAACGCTGTCCTACAAACAAAATCTATTTCTACAATTCAAGAGAAGGCATCTGTTTTACAGTTGGCAGATGAGGAGCCTCGGTCCTCGGCCTCAGTGTACTCGAAGCTATCAGAGCCAATCACTACTAGAGTGAATGATAGTAAAGCTGACCTCATTCTAGATGAACAAGAAGTTCTAGTCATTCAGACTGCAATAAGAGCATTTCTGGTAactcaatttttcttttctttcatgtTCTAAAGCTTTCGGCAAATAAAATTTTTATGTCGTCCTCTGATGGTTCGTCCTGAACCTGATAGGCTCAAAGAGCTCTACTGAAGCATAAGAATATAACCAAATTGCAAGCTGCTGTACGAGGACATTTAGTTCGAAGACATGCTGTGGGAACTCTTCGATGTGTTCAAGCCATTGTCAAAATGCAAGCACTTGTTCGAGCACGTCGTGCTCATCGCCTTGTTGAAGGATCTAATATCTCTGACAAACGAGATGTAAGTACGAGAGAGTTAAAATTCGAAAAAATCTTGGTAATACTTCTTGCTCAAGCATAAATCTGAAAATGTATTTTGGGAAATTCTACCGTAAGTACCCTTTTGCTTCTTAATTGACTCTGGAATGCAGTCTCTAGCTATACTTTCTGATTGTGTTTGTGCTTCTCATTTGCGCATGTAATCAATTGTTGAGAAGCACTTGCAACTTCTCTTTTAACCGATCTATCACATCTTATCTTCTTTTTTCATTGCTTTCAGGGAAAGGAGAACTTGGGAACAAAAGCGGAGGTTACATACACTTCTATTTCAAAGCTACTTAACAATAGATTTGCTCAACAGGTATAAAAGATTTACATTTCTGCATGATCTGGATGTTTTTGGTACCACACATTATTTTTGTCTagaactgattttttcctttggTGCAAGCTCCTTGAATCTACTCCAGGGACCAAAAGTATTAATATCAAGTGTGATCCTTCCAAATCTGACTCAGCGTGGAAATGGTTGGAAAGATGGATGTCTGTTTCATCAGGATATCAACAGTCACCGAATTCGGAATTACCTGCAGAGCAGCAGGAGATTGAAAATACTGAGTACTCGAGAAACCTTTTGGAAACAGTTCAATTTGAAACTAAGTCAATCAACTCCAGGGGGGCTGTGGAAGCATCACCTCTTCCATCTGAAAGTGATCAAAATTTGATGTCTTATGGTGCAGATTGGGTAGACTTGAAAGCCCACAAACCAACATCACCTCCTTCAAATGGTAATTTGGAACAGCCTCAGCCTCAGGTAGTTGGTGAAACTAATTCAAGAGATGACACTTCGGATTTTATTCTTGCTCACTTAAAGGACTCAGATGAGCTCCAAGAGACTGAGCCGACTGCTCTCTCTGATAAGAATGACTCTGAAGGCAACCAGAATGTACATTCTGCTACACGCATTTCCCTTGAGCCTCCAGAGACAGAGGACAAAATGTTCAATAATGGATCAAGAAAGGCAAGTAATCCTGCATTTGTTGCTGCTCAGACAAAGTTTGAAAAACTGAGTTCAGCTGTTAAATCAGCCAAAGTATCTAGTTCGTCTTGTGCAGATATGGTTTCATATACCACTGATCACGGATTTGGAGCAAGGGAAACTGCCGTATCAGAAAATTCAATGAGGGTTCAAGTTGGGGGCTCTGAATGTGGTACTGAGCTTTCTATTTCTTCCACCCTTGATTCACCAGATAGATACGAGGCCGGAGGTTACGAATTTGAGCAGGAACTAAAAGCTTCGGAGGATGGTACTTTTGATGATAAGAGCAATAGATGCTCACACATTGGAGATGATAGTATAACTATTCCTCGGAATGACTCATCATACTTCAACGCTGATGGAGGGAGAGAAGATGCCACTGATGATGCAAATAGTGAGCATATTGATGTTATTAGCCCAAATGTATTTCATGGAGAGCAGAAGAAAGAGAACAATATAGTTAAGTCATCACCAGAAGCATCCGCAAGGAGCCATTTAACTGTCCCTGAATCCCAAGGGACACCTTCTAGTCAGGTATCAGTGAATCCTAAGAAGATCAGAAGTGAAAAAGGTGGCTCGAATCCCAGACGTCGATCCTCATCCACTGGTATAATGTTCGCATCAACTCCTAAAACCGATTCAGGCATAACAAGTTCAGAACAACTAACAAAGGATCACAGAAATGGCAAGCAGCACAACTCTTTCGATTCAGAGAGAACTCAACATGATGATCAGGAGCCTAGAGATAGCAGTAGTAGCAATTCTCTCCCGAGTTACATGCAAGCCACAAAATCTGCAAGAGCCAAAGCAATCTCAAGTAGCTCTCCGAAATCAAGTCCAGATATCCAAAATAAAGAAGTATTCATCAAAAAGAAACACTCCCTCGCTGCTTCCGGTGGTAGGCAGGGTTCAGCTGCTGACGGGCAGTCTCCGTCTCATGCACAGCGGGGTGCAAAGGGAAATGGAACTCAATCTATGCAAGGTATTTTCCAACTTAGATCCCTTGAAAGATATCTTGTGCAAATATTTAACTAAACAAAAAGCTAATACGGGTAGAAACTACAAAGGGCTATAAGTTGGCAAGTGCGTTCCTTTCTGATGGAGGTGTTTGTTTGAATGATCATCCTGGTCACCTGACCTGTTCTGATCCCCCCCAGCCCCACACCAAAGGAGAGAAACAAATGTAATGTTCCTAGGACTACTCCATGTTAACTTATGAGGATGTATTGATGTGGTatcctatgttgctcggactctccagaAATTACTCCGGGTGCTTGTTGGATCCTCCAAAACTAGTGCATTTTTAAAGGATTCGACATAAGTGCGGcagcattttggagagtccgcacAACATAGGTGGTATCATCATAATTGAAAGTGTCCTCGTTAAAAACAAATAGCATAGCAAATCCGTGTCAACTAATAATAACAATGTTTTACTGATCAAAATTTGAAGGGGAGAAAACATTAACTGTAACAATGTCAGTCAAATGGAAAACCATCTTCCTTTGCCAATTCCAGCACTTGTAATGCCAAACCTAACCCTTCTTCATGTACCTGGCTTTTATTTTTTTGCTCAACTCCGATCATAATATTCTTGTTTTTGGTCATTGCTTGTCCACTTTGTTATAAAATAGTAGGGTCAAATTCACTTAGCCTTCAACACATGCAAGAGACCAATAACTGATTTTCAACCATACTTGAATTATCCCCATGTTTTCAAATTGAAAACCACAGGGGTCTGGAGGACTTTACCTGTGAATTATTTT includes the following:
- the LOC107799663 gene encoding protein IQ-DOMAIN 32; this encodes MGKPTASCFKIISCGTDSIDHDQFEASEIKGSSDKRRWSFRKRSPSHRLIVTETPSPNKDCPEPANAVLQTKSISTIQEKASVLQLADEEPRSSASVYSKLSEPITTRVNDSKADLILDEQEVLVIQTAIRAFLAQRALLKHKNITKLQAAVRGHLVRRHAVGTLRCVQAIVKMQALVRARRAHRLVEGSNISDKRDGKENLGTKAEVTYTSISKLLNNRFAQQLLESTPGTKSINIKCDPSKSDSAWKWLERWMSVSSGYQQSPNSELPAEQQEIENTEYSRNLLETVQFETKSINSRGAVEASPLPSESDQNLMSYGADWVDLKAHKPTSPPSNGNLEQPQPQVVGETNSRDDTSDFILAHLKDSDELQETEPTALSDKNDSEGNQNVHSATRISLEPPETEDKMFNNGSRKASNPAFVAAQTKFEKLSSAVKSAKVSSSSCADMVSYTTDHGFGARETAVSENSMRVQVGGSECGTELSISSTLDSPDRYEAGGYEFEQELKASEDGTFDDKSNRCSHIGDDSITIPRNDSSYFNADGGREDATDDANSEHIDVISPNVFHGEQKKENNIVKSSPEASARSHLTVPESQGTPSSQVSVNPKKIRSEKGGSNPRRRSSSTGIMFASTPKTDSGITSSEQLTKDHRNGKQHNSFDSERTQHDDQEPRDSSSSNSLPSYMQATKSARAKAISSSSPKSSPDIQNKEVFIKKKHSLAASGGRQGSAADGQSPSHAQRGAKGNGTQSMQERKWQR